The following are encoded in a window of Gossypium raimondii isolate GPD5lz chromosome 13, ASM2569854v1, whole genome shotgun sequence genomic DNA:
- the LOC105784619 gene encoding uncharacterized protein LOC105784619, whose amino-acid sequence MNPMNLSRRRSPLALPFNKLHSRSSLRNHLQRRKSKNIRKRMKRLRSDMQEISREQGKIKEGQRQVREKFEAVESECELLRKETNIIMQQSMSTQLRLAFMFQILKARENHDLDQAAKLTSALRELIARENQQKETM is encoded by the exons ATGAACCCCATGAATCTTAGCCGACGCAGATCTCCCCTTGCCCTTCCCTTTAATAAACTCCATTCTCGCTCTTCCCTCAGAAATCATCTACAG AGACGAAAGTCCAAAAACATTCGGAAGCGCATGAAAAGACTACGATCAGATATGCAAGAAATAAGTAGGGAACAAGGGAAGATCAAAGAAGGGCAAAGACAAGTACGAGAAAAATTTGAAGCCGTTGAATCCGAATGCGAATTGCTTCGGAAGGAGACTAACATCATAATGCAGCAGAGTATGAGCACACAACTCCGCCTTGCTTTCATGTTCCAAATCTTGAAAGCAAGAGAAAACCACGACCTCGACCAGGCTGCCAAACTCACTTCCGCTCTTCG GGAGCTGATAGCGAGAGAGAATCAGCAAAAGGAAACTATGTGA